The following are encoded together in the Glycine soja cultivar W05 chromosome 5, ASM419377v2, whole genome shotgun sequence genome:
- the LOC114412049 gene encoding putative calcium-binding protein CML19: MMRGEEYERVLRYFDEDGDGKISPSELRNRISMMGGEVMLKEAEMAIEALDSDCDGLLCLEDLMKLMEAAGEEEKLKDLREAFNMYDMERCGFITPKALKRMLKKLGESKSMDECKVMISRFDLNGDGMLSFEEFRIMMK, translated from the coding sequence ATGATGAGGGGTGAGGAATACGAGCGTGTGCTAAGGTACTTTGATGAAGACGGTGATGGGAAGATTTCACCCTCGGAGCTAAGGAACAGAATATCAATGATGGGTGGAGAGGTTATGTTGAAAGAGGCTGAGATGGCGATCGAGGCGTTGGATTCGGACTGCGACGGGTTGTTGTGTTTGGAGGATTTGATGAAGCTGATGGAGGCTgcgggagaggaagagaagttgAAGGATTTGAGAGAAGCCTTTAATATGTATGATATGGAGAGGTGTGGGTTTATTACCCCAAAGGCCTTGAAGAGGATGCTCAAGAAGTTGGGAGAATCTAAGTCCATGGATGAGTGCAAAGTGATGATAAGTAGGTTTGATTTGAATGGGGATGGCATGCTTAGCTTTGAAGAGTTCAGAATTATGATGAAGTAA
- the LOC114412050 gene encoding conserved oligomeric Golgi complex subunit 2-like — protein sequence MADPIPAPPRSATELFSDPLDAHPLWFKPASFLSPDFDSESYISELRTFVPFDTLRSELNSYLSSLNHELIDLINRDYADFVNLSTKLVDVDAVVVRMRAPLVELRDKIEQFRGSVEVSLVAIKSRLRQRSEVASARETLELLLDAFHVVSKVEKLIKELPSVPTDWSNGDVNLSERNNFSNGVSVQHVENEMSIRETQSMLLERIASEMNRLKYYVTHAKNLPFIENMEERIQNASLTVYASLGHCFVNGLENRDATAIFNCLRAYAAIDNTKNAEEIFRATVVAPLVQRIIPHGSSAVVAGSSGDGLENDYQLIKECIDKDCKFLLEISSAENSGLHVFDFLANSILKEVLSAIQKGKPGAFSPGRPTEFLKNYKSSLDFLAYLEGYCPSRLSVAKFRSEAIYTEFMKRWNIGVYFSLRFQEIAGSLDSVLTTSSLVPVLNSDAGEANYQGLTLKQSVTLLESLRSCWREDVLVLSCSDRFLRLSLQLLSRYSSWLSSGLTARKNHNTSTSPGCEWAVSAVIDDFIFVIHDIRYLEEQVRGDYLQHVLKLLSSCSPDVLEPIRQSILLGGQSLKSLEPLVIKAVVESLVEKSVEDLRQMKGITATYRMTNKPLPVRPSPYVSGVLRPLKAFLDGERATRYLASEIRNKILLCAATEITDRYYELASDLVSVARKTESSLQKIRQSAQRRAGASSDISDNNVSDTDKICMQLFLDIQEYARNLSALGVEAVNIASYRSLWQCVAPADRQNTINL from the exons ATGGCGGATCCGATCCCGGCGCCACCAAGATCCGCCACTGAACTCTTCTCGGATCCGCTGGACGCCCACCCGCTGTGGTTCAAACCGGCGTCGTTTCTCTCCCCCGACTTCGACTCCGAATCCTACATTTCGGAGCTCCGAACCTTCGTCCCCTTCGACACGCTCCGCTCCGAGCTTAACAGCTACCTCTCCTCCCTCAACCACGAGCTCATCGACCTCATCAACCGCGACTACGCCGATTTCGTCAACCTCAGCACCAAGCTCGTCGACGTCGACGCTGTCGTCGTGAGAATGCGGGCCCCGCTCGTCGAGCTCCGCGACAAGATCGAGCAGTTCAGAGGATCCGTCGAGGTCTCTCTTGTCGCCATCAAGAGCCGCTTGCGGCAGAGATCTGAGGTGGCCTCCGCTAGAGAGACTTTGGAGCTTCTTCTCGATGCGTTTCACGTCGTTTCTAAG GTTGAGAAGCTAATAAAAGAGCTGCCTAGTGTACCCACCGATTGGTCAAATGGAGATGTAAATTTGTCAGAGAGGAATAACTTTAGCAATGGAGTTTCTGTGCAGCATGTTGAGAATGAGATGAGTATCAGAGAGACTCAAAGCATGCTGCTGGAAAGAATTGCCAGTGAGATGAACCGACTAAAGTACTACGTTACACATGCAAag AACCTTCCTTTTATTGAGAATATGGAGGAGAGGATTCAAAATGCAAGCCTAACAGTATATGCAAGCTTGGGACATTGCTTTGTAAATGGTTTGGAGAACCGAGATGCAACTGCAATTTTCAATTGCTTACGTGCATATGCTGCTATAGATAACACCAAGAATGCAGAAGAAATTTTTCGAGCTACTGTTGTGGCTCCATTGGTACAGAGGATTATCCCACATGGATCATCAGCTGTGGTTGCTGGATCATCTGGGGATGGTCTTGAAAatgattatcaattaattaaggaGTGCATTGATAAAGACTGTAAATTTTTATTGGAAATTTCTTCAGCTG AAAATTCAGGTTTGCATGTCTTTGACTTCTTAGCCAATTCAATCCTTAAAGAGGTTCTCTCTGCAATTCAGAAGGGAAAGCCAGGTGCATTTTCTCCTGGAAGACCAACAGAGTTcttgaaaaattacaaatcaaGCTTAGATTTCTTGGCTTATCTAGAAG GCTACTGTCCATCCAGATTATCTGTTGCTAAATTTCGATCTGAAGCAATTTATACTGAATTCATGAAGAGATGGAATATTGGAGTATATTTCTCTTTGAG GTTTCAGGAAATAGCAGGGTCTCTAGATTCTGTGCTTACAACATCCAGTCTTGTCCCTGTTCTAAATTCAGATGCTGGCGAAGCAAATTATCAAGGTTTAACATTAAAGCAAAGTGTTACTCTGTTGGAGAGTTTGAGATCATGCTGGAGAGAAGATGTTctggttctttcttgttctgACAGATTCCTTCGGCTATCCTTGCAGCTTCTTTCTAG ATACTCAAGTTGGCTGTCATCTGGACTGACTGCTCGCAAAAACCATAACACAAGCACTAGCCCTGGGTGTGAATGGGCTGTTTCAGCTGTCATAGATGACTTTATTTTT GTTATTCATGACATACGATATTTGGAGGAGCAGGTTCGTGGTGATTACCTTCAACATGTGCTTAAGCTTTTGTCTTCATGCTCCCCTGATGTTCTGGAACCAATAAGGCAGAGCATTTTACTGGGTGGTCAATCATTAAAATCTTTAGAGCCTTTAGTCATTAAAGCAGTGGTGGAGTCACTAGTTGAAAAGTCAGTTGAG gaCTTGAGACAAATGAAGGGGATAACAGCAACCTATAGGATGACTAATAAACCTCTACCTGTGAGGCCTTCACCATATGTTTCAGGGGTATTACGTCCCCTTAAG GCTTTTTTGGATGGGGAGAGAGCTACAAGATATTTGGCCAGTGAAATTAGGAATAAAATACTCCTTTGTGCTGCAACTGAGATTACTGACCGTTATTATGAATTAGCTTCTGACCTTGTTAGCGTG GCAAGAAAGACAGAGTCTTCACTCCAGAAAATTAGGCAGAGTGCACAAAGACGAGCTGGAGCAAGTTCAGATATCTCAGATAACAATGTGTCTGATACTGATAAAATCTGTATGCAGTTGTTCCTTGATATTCAG GAGTATGCCCGTAACCTCTCTGCACTGGGGGTTGAAGCAGTCAATATTGCATCCTACCGTTCATTATGGCAATGTGTGGCTCCTGCAGATAGGCAAAACACAATTAATCTCTAA